A genomic window from Phocoena sinus isolate mPhoSin1 chromosome 20, mPhoSin1.pri, whole genome shotgun sequence includes:
- the SPACA3 gene encoding sperm acrosome membrane-associated protein 3, with protein MEGGSWAPRRWPCLPGITSLALASLLSCLLSSGQAEVYSRCELARVLQDFGLEGFRGYSLADWVCLAYFASGFNTAAVDHEADGSTNSGIFQINSRKWCKNLNPHVPNTCQMYCSDLLNPNLKDTVICAMKIVQDPQGLGTWEVWRHHCQGEDLSDWVDGCEL; from the exons ATGGAAGGTGGGAGCTGGGCTCCCAGAAGGTGGCCGTGCCTGCCTGGGATCACGTCGCTGGCCTTGGCGTCTCTTCTCAGCTGCCTGCTCAGCTCCGGCCAGGCCGAGGTCTACAGTCGCTGTGAGCTGGCCAGAGTGCTGCAGGATTTCGGCCTGGAGGGATTCCGGGGATACAGCCTGGCGGACT GGGTCTGTCTTGCTTACTTCGCAAGTGGCTTCAACACAGCTGCCGTGGACCACGAAGCCGATGGAAGTACCAACAGCGGCATCTTCCAGATCAACAGCCGGAAGTGGTGCAAAAATCTCAACCCCCATGTCCCAAACACGTGCCAGATGTACTGCTCTG actTGTTGAATCCTAACCTCAAGGATACTGTTATCTGTGCCATGAAGATAGTTCAGGATCCCCAGGGTCTGGGCACCTG GGAGGTCTGGAGGCATCACTGCCAGGGCGAGGACCTCAGTGACTGGGTGGATGGCTGTGAATTGTAG